A window from bacterium encodes these proteins:
- a CDS encoding LysM peptidoglycan-binding domain-containing protein, with amino-acid sequence MDYTIKRGDTLSGLAQRYKTSVDKLAQDNQIKNPDLIREGATLRIETQEEAKSATPAASAQETAKPAETSKTAETAKPAEAAKTVEAPKPEADKQAISPLASESVRARPAEDLAETRQRVDAKLAEAETAPDDAPAQVASTQEAGEAASPAPAEKAEAPRKSWWDKLVDGGEKVVADTFGKLPLIGGLFKFQSQVVGGALKAAGDMVGGIFNAIAHPIQTLKGLWSLAAHIPFSPPNLLHVANQALQGKNASEILAEEGEYLKGAWNALTSGYQQSIQEGKYGEVPGRLLVDVGSFLIGAGEANAAAKGVSAAAKVSEAAGAAGKANVVAKAGEAASVAGKAAEAASTASKAAEAASAAGKAAEAASAAGKAAEAAKASRLARMGEAIKGSSVGKATSNAGKQLGNMGDAFKLKGANLTLGEIGALTSESAKAIGQVGAELARTAARMPKAMLEQVSVLGERVALLSERAVSAAKLSGEAAVKAYRTMATEARAMAHELGELAAKTGDVTLGELATKLTEQATHFDRVALSSDVLRGIEGGRTALEN; translated from the coding sequence ATGGACTACACGATCAAGCGGGGGGATACCCTCTCGGGCCTTGCGCAGCGCTACAAGACGAGCGTCGACAAGCTCGCCCAAGACAACCAGATCAAAAATCCCGACCTGATCCGCGAGGGCGCGACCCTGCGCATCGAGACGCAGGAAGAGGCCAAGTCCGCCACCCCGGCAGCCTCTGCGCAAGAAACGGCCAAGCCTGCGGAAACGTCCAAGACGGCAGAAACCGCCAAGCCCGCCGAAGCGGCCAAGACCGTCGAGGCCCCAAAGCCCGAAGCCGATAAGCAAGCCATCAGCCCCCTTGCGAGCGAGAGCGTGCGCGCAAGACCCGCCGAGGATCTCGCCGAGACCCGGCAGCGCGTCGATGCCAAGCTGGCCGAAGCCGAGACAGCGCCCGACGACGCCCCCGCGCAAGTGGCATCCACTCAGGAAGCCGGCGAGGCAGCCTCGCCCGCTCCGGCCGAGAAGGCCGAGGCACCCCGCAAGAGCTGGTGGGACAAGCTGGTCGACGGCGGCGAGAAGGTCGTGGCCGATACCTTCGGCAAGCTGCCGCTGATTGGCGGCCTCTTCAAGTTTCAGAGCCAGGTGGTAGGCGGTGCCCTCAAGGCCGCCGGCGACATGGTCGGGGGGATCTTCAACGCCATCGCCCATCCCATCCAGACCCTCAAGGGCCTCTGGAGCCTGGCGGCTCACATCCCCTTCAGCCCGCCGAACTTGCTCCACGTGGCGAACCAGGCCCTGCAAGGCAAGAACGCGAGCGAGATCCTGGCCGAGGAAGGCGAATACCTCAAGGGGGCGTGGAACGCCCTGACCTCGGGTTATCAGCAGAGCATCCAGGAGGGCAAGTACGGCGAAGTTCCAGGCCGTCTGCTCGTCGATGTGGGCTCCTTCCTGATCGGCGCGGGCGAAGCCAACGCCGCGGCCAAGGGCGTCTCCGCCGCCGCCAAGGTCAGCGAGGCCGCAGGCGCAGCCGGCAAGGCCAACGTGGTCGCCAAGGCGGGCGAAGCAGCGAGCGTGGCGGGCAAAGCGGCAGAAGCGGCGAGCACGGCTAGCAAGGCAGCGGAAGCAGCCAGTGCGGCCGGCAAGGCCGCAGAGGCTGCGAGCGCGGCAGGCAAGGCCGCAGAAGCGGCCAAGGCCTCGCGGCTGGCTCGGATGGGCGAGGCCATCAAGGGCTCGTCGGTGGGCAAGGCGACCTCCAACGCGGGCAAGCAGCTCGGGAACATGGGCGACGCCTTCAAGCTCAAGGGCGCCAACCTCACGCTGGGCGAGATCGGCGCGCTCACGAGCGAGAGCGCCAAGGCCATCGGCCAGGTGGGGGCCGAACTCGCCCGCACGGCCGCGCGCATGCCCAAGGCGATGCTCGAGCAGGTGAGCGTCCTCGGCGAGCGCGTGGCGCTCCTGTCCGAGCGGGCCGTCTCTGCGGCCAAGCTGAGCGGCGAGGCGGCGGTGAAGGCCTACCGCACCATGGCCACCGAAGCCCGCGCAATGGCCCACGAGCTCGGCGAGCTGGCCGCCAAGACCGGCGACGTGACGCTCGGCGAGCTCGCCACCAAGTTGACGGAGCAGGCAACTCATTTCGACCGCGTGGCCCTCTCGTCGGACGTGCTGCGCGGGATCGAGGGCGGCCGCACCGCGCTCGAAAACTAG
- a CDS encoding DUF4340 domain-containing protein, producing the protein MNWKGTLALAAVAGGLLAYAYFVEAKKDAPPAQDTTEVKLWDAKKDAALSRLLIEDASGHKAEYVRKSEADGWRYAPQATHSLETFSWDNPYENLAAFTAERKVEDKATDLAAYGLDKPTLTMALGDAKKPERYKVLVGGKSPMDGASYYVRVNQDPAIYQVSSWKVDGWLKLVSAPPVATPSPAPDPAASPATDSSHAH; encoded by the coding sequence ATGAACTGGAAGGGAACGCTCGCACTCGCGGCGGTCGCCGGCGGCCTCTTGGCCTACGCCTACTTCGTCGAGGCCAAGAAGGACGCCCCTCCCGCCCAGGACACCACCGAGGTCAAGCTGTGGGACGCCAAGAAGGACGCGGCGCTCAGCCGACTTCTGATCGAGGACGCCTCGGGCCATAAGGCCGAGTACGTCCGCAAGTCGGAAGCCGACGGATGGCGCTACGCCCCTCAGGCGACCCACTCGCTCGAGACCTTCAGCTGGGACAACCCCTACGAGAACCTGGCGGCCTTCACGGCGGAGCGCAAGGTCGAGGACAAGGCCACGGATCTTGCGGCCTACGGCCTCGACAAGCCGACGCTCACGATGGCCCTGGGGGATGCGAAGAAGCCCGAGCGCTACAAGGTGCTCGTCGGGGGCAAGAGCCCCATGGACGGCGCCTCGTACTACGTGCGGGTCAACCAGGACCCGGCCATCTACCAGGTCAGCTCCTGGAAGGTCGACGGCTGGCTCAAGCTGGTCTCGGCCCCCCCGGTGGCGACCCCGTCGCCCGCCCCGGATCCGGCGGCAAGTCCCGCAACGGACTCGTCCCACGCCCACTAG
- a CDS encoding GldG family protein: MSTQTPNQDAKNKALDRAITVIGVLAILLLAGALAASYVPTVPFAVIQGVRYAGFACIALFVIGSIVQNKDFLADVAKNRTTQNGTKSLVTTVAILVIIGVLNWFGTRIHHRIDLTSNQQFSLSEQSKKIAKGLKQELKLTAFIRAGDPQGRQLKDLMAEYGYQTDKLKLEMIDPDREPGKAKLFFQSHPTASQRFNVLIIDNGTKLTEAQNVSEQDVTAAILKATQTETMSVYFLQGHGEADIDGFQQDGLSQAKQALEKQNYKVQKLSLFETKNVVPDDASVLVVAGPQKPLMPQELAALDAFVKRGGKLYAMLTAGADSGLEGLLAKYGITPQKDLVVDPRANLFGDAAAPVVQTYPSHVVTQGLRPTIYPAARSLDMAEKAPTGVTLTSLVESSDMSFGKRNLQDRSAEFNPSVDKKGPLKLAVAAVLDASASTKPTRILAVGNAQFAGNGYYTGAGNGDFFLNGVNWLAEQDNLVSIPPKTNEPKTLFLTGQQQSTIFLATVAGAPAAMLFAGGLVWWRRRRS, translated from the coding sequence ATGTCCACTCAAACTCCCAACCAAGACGCCAAGAACAAGGCGCTCGACCGCGCCATCACCGTCATCGGCGTGCTGGCCATCCTGCTCTTGGCAGGGGCCCTGGCCGCCTCCTACGTGCCGACGGTGCCCTTCGCCGTGATCCAGGGCGTGCGCTACGCGGGCTTCGCCTGTATCGCCCTCTTCGTGATCGGCTCGATCGTCCAGAACAAGGACTTCCTGGCGGATGTCGCCAAGAACCGCACGACCCAGAACGGCACCAAGTCGCTCGTCACCACCGTCGCGATCCTCGTGATCATCGGCGTGCTCAACTGGTTCGGCACCCGGATCCACCACCGGATCGACCTGACGAGCAACCAGCAGTTCTCCCTGTCCGAGCAGTCCAAGAAGATCGCCAAGGGCCTCAAGCAGGAGCTCAAGCTCACGGCCTTCATCCGCGCGGGCGACCCCCAGGGCCGCCAGCTCAAGGACCTGATGGCCGAGTACGGCTACCAGACCGACAAGCTCAAGCTCGAGATGATCGACCCGGACCGCGAGCCTGGCAAGGCGAAGCTATTCTTCCAGTCGCACCCGACGGCCTCCCAGCGCTTCAACGTGCTGATCATCGACAATGGCACCAAGCTCACCGAGGCCCAGAACGTCAGCGAGCAGGACGTGACGGCGGCCATCCTCAAGGCCACCCAGACCGAGACGATGAGCGTCTACTTCCTCCAGGGCCACGGCGAGGCCGACATCGACGGCTTCCAGCAAGACGGCCTGAGCCAGGCCAAGCAGGCGCTGGAGAAGCAGAACTACAAGGTCCAGAAGCTCAGCCTCTTCGAGACCAAGAACGTCGTGCCCGACGACGCCAGCGTGCTGGTGGTCGCCGGTCCCCAGAAGCCCCTGATGCCCCAGGAGCTCGCCGCCCTCGACGCCTTCGTCAAGCGCGGCGGCAAGCTGTACGCCATGCTCACCGCGGGCGCCGACTCGGGCCTCGAAGGGCTGCTTGCCAAGTACGGCATCACCCCCCAGAAGGACCTGGTGGTCGATCCGCGCGCCAACCTCTTCGGCGACGCGGCCGCTCCGGTCGTCCAGACCTACCCCTCTCACGTCGTCACCCAGGGCCTGCGCCCGACCATCTATCCGGCGGCTCGCTCGCTCGACATGGCCGAGAAGGCGCCCACCGGCGTCACGCTCACCAGCCTGGTCGAATCCAGCGACATGAGCTTCGGCAAGCGCAACCTCCAGGACCGCAGCGCCGAGTTCAACCCCTCGGTGGACAAGAAGGGCCCGCTCAAGCTCGCGGTGGCGGCCGTCCTCGACGCCTCGGCGTCGACCAAGCCCACCCGCATCTTGGCGGTCGGCAACGCCCAGTTCGCCGGCAACGGCTACTACACGGGCGCGGGTAACGGTGACTTCTTCCTGAACGGCGTCAACTGGCTCGCCGAGCAGGACAACCTGGTCTCGATCCCCCCCAAGACCAACGAGCCCAAGACCCTGTTCCTCACCGGCCAGCAGCAGAGCACCATCTTCCTCGCGACGGTGGCGGGCGCTCCCGCGGCGATGCTCTTCGCGGGTGGCCTGGTCTGGTGGCGCCGGAGGCGGTCGTAA
- a CDS encoding ABC transporter permease subunit — translation MGKIWAIAGRELRSYFVSPLAYVVGALFLLVSGYLFSLILFGSREASMRGLFENLAVVFLLITPALTMRLLAEERARGTVELLLTAPVRDRDIVIGKYLAVCLYLLFLLGLTLIYPAILAWVGKPDWMPILSGYLGIFLLGASFMAVGLLASSWTSNQVIAAISTFAISLIIWLLPASSSVVGQQFGSVLEYVSVLSHQQNLGRGIIDTTDLVFYGSFIVVCLFLSIRSVEVYRWR, via the coding sequence ATGGGTAAGATCTGGGCGATCGCCGGGCGCGAACTGCGCTCGTACTTCGTGTCTCCCCTGGCCTACGTGGTCGGGGCCCTCTTCCTGCTCGTTTCGGGCTACCTGTTCTCCTTGATCCTCTTCGGATCCCGCGAGGCCAGCATGCGCGGCCTGTTCGAGAACCTGGCCGTCGTGTTCCTGCTCATCACCCCCGCGCTCACCATGCGGCTCCTGGCCGAAGAGCGCGCCCGGGGCACGGTCGAGCTGCTTCTGACGGCGCCGGTGCGCGATCGCGACATCGTGATCGGTAAGTACCTGGCCGTGTGCCTGTACCTCCTCTTCCTGCTCGGCTTGACCCTCATCTACCCGGCGATCCTCGCCTGGGTGGGCAAGCCCGACTGGATGCCCATCCTCTCGGGGTACCTGGGCATCTTCCTCCTGGGGGCCTCGTTCATGGCGGTCGGCCTTTTGGCCTCGTCGTGGACCAGCAACCAGGTCATCGCCGCCATCTCGACCTTCGCCATCAGCCTGATCATCTGGCTCTTGCCCGCTTCTTCGAGCGTGGTCGGCCAGCAGTTCGGCTCGGTGCTCGAGTACGTTTCGGTGCTCAGCCACCAGCAGAACCTCGGCCGCGGCATCATCGACACCACCGACCTGGTCTTTTACGGGTCCTTCATCGTGGTCTGCCTCTTCCTGAGCATCCGCTCGGTAGAGGTCTATCGCTGGAGGTAG
- a CDS encoding ABC transporter ATP-binding protein yields MIVVENLTKRYADRPVVQDVSFHVKKGEILGFLGPNGAGKSTTMKMLTGYLTPTSGKITIGGFDMATDPLKAKALMGYMPENPPVYPEMSVRDYLAFVARLRGVEGSKVKAAVDTAIAKCWLTEVPNKQIGHLSKGFQQRVGLAQALIHDPAIIVLDEPTNGLDPKQIIQIRELIKGFAHDHTVILSTHILPEVQNTCHRVLIINGGKVVAEGAPEALESQLKGGSRIHAEVRGPKAEVLDRLSSLHGVTSADAKLHSEQLLSITLDTAGDADLRERVAAEIVGAGWGLLELRAVGLSLEEIFLKLTTTDAAADHKEEVTTHG; encoded by the coding sequence ATGATTGTCGTCGAGAACTTAACCAAGCGGTATGCCGATCGCCCGGTGGTCCAGGACGTCTCGTTCCACGTCAAGAAGGGCGAGATTCTGGGCTTCTTGGGGCCGAACGGCGCCGGCAAGTCGACCACCATGAAGATGCTCACCGGGTACTTGACGCCGACCAGCGGCAAGATCACCATCGGGGGCTTCGACATGGCGACCGATCCCCTCAAGGCCAAGGCCCTCATGGGCTACATGCCTGAGAACCCGCCGGTCTACCCCGAGATGAGCGTCAGGGACTACCTGGCCTTCGTTGCCCGCCTGCGCGGCGTCGAGGGCTCCAAGGTCAAGGCCGCCGTCGATACGGCCATCGCCAAGTGCTGGCTGACCGAGGTCCCCAACAAGCAGATCGGCCACCTGTCCAAGGGCTTCCAGCAGCGCGTGGGCCTCGCCCAGGCGCTGATCCACGACCCGGCGATCATCGTCCTCGACGAGCCGACCAACGGCCTCGACCCCAAGCAGATCATCCAGATCCGCGAGCTGATCAAGGGCTTCGCCCACGACCACACGGTCATCCTCAGCACCCACATCCTGCCCGAGGTCCAGAACACCTGCCACCGGGTGCTCATTATCAACGGCGGCAAGGTCGTGGCCGAGGGCGCTCCCGAAGCGCTCGAATCCCAGCTCAAGGGCGGCAGCCGGATCCACGCCGAGGTCCGCGGTCCCAAGGCCGAAGTGCTCGATCGCCTGAGCAGCCTGCACGGGGTCACCAGCGCGGACGCCAAGCTCCACAGCGAGCAGCTGCTCTCGATCACCCTCGACACCGCCGGTGATGCGGACCTGCGCGAGCGGGTCGCCGCCGAGATCGTGGGTGCCGGCTGGGGCCTGCTGGAGCTGCGCGCCGTCGGCCTCTCGCTCGAAGAGATCTTCCTCAAGCTGACGACCACCGACGCCGCCGCCGACCACAAGGAGGAAGTAACCACCCATGGGTAA
- a CDS encoding potassium-transporting ATPase subunit F: MRSGCDQAQGNGGPSLMPGSLVILVLAVAVGIYLTYVMLHPECF; the protein is encoded by the coding sequence GTGCGATCTGGTTGCGACCAAGCGCAAGGAAATGGAGGGCCATCACTGATGCCGGGCTCGCTCGTGATCCTGGTGCTCGCCGTGGCCGTCGGGATCTATCTGACCTACGTCATGCTCCATCCCGAATGCTTCTAG
- the kdpA gene encoding potassium-transporting ATPase subunit KdpA, whose product MQVALVLIAALAVAYPLGLYLADVFDHKPTRFDWLFAPFERALLRLVGIRGEAPGMDWRQYAAAMLVTNFLMALLILLILLAQGALPLNPLRLSGMAPLQAFNTAVSFITNTNWQSYGGEATLSYFSQMGAITFPMFTSAATGFAVAIAFIRGIIGRTTMGNFYEDMVLVISRILLPLSLVGALFLVFQGVPQTLAPSAQAVGPQGIAQTIPRGPVASLDAIKHLGTNGGGYYNQNSAHPLENPTPASNVLQLLFMMALPMALVVAFGQMLGNHKQARVVFGAMGAMFLVFLSVVSWAETAGNPMLTRLGLDQAPSLLQAGGNMEGKEVRFGQALSALFVAVTTAFTTGSVNTMHDSLTPMGGFVPLAQMMLNNVFGGKGVGFMNFVLYGILAVFLTGLMVGRTPEFLGKKIEQKEIVLAAIALLVHPFIILVPAAIAVIAPFGLSSLGNAGYHGLSEILYAYTSGAANNGSAFAGLNANTPWYNLSIALVMLFGRYVSIIALLAIAGSLASKPHVPEGPGTLRTDTPLFGAIWLAIILIVGALTFFPVVALGPVAEQLAMRAGRTF is encoded by the coding sequence ATGCAGGTGGCTCTGGTCTTGATCGCGGCCCTGGCCGTCGCGTACCCGCTCGGTCTCTATCTGGCCGACGTTTTCGACCACAAGCCGACCAGGTTCGATTGGCTGTTCGCTCCCTTCGAGCGGGCCTTGCTGCGCCTGGTCGGCATCCGGGGCGAGGCGCCCGGCATGGATTGGCGGCAATACGCCGCGGCCATGCTCGTGACCAACTTCCTCATGGCGCTTCTCATCCTCCTCATCCTGCTCGCGCAAGGGGCGTTGCCCCTCAACCCCCTCAGGCTCTCCGGGATGGCACCCTTGCAGGCCTTCAACACGGCCGTGAGCTTCATTACCAATACCAACTGGCAGAGCTACGGCGGCGAGGCAACTCTCAGCTACTTCAGCCAGATGGGCGCCATCACCTTCCCCATGTTCACCAGTGCCGCCACGGGCTTCGCCGTGGCGATCGCCTTCATCCGCGGCATCATCGGCCGCACCACCATGGGCAACTTCTACGAGGACATGGTCCTGGTCATCAGCCGCATCCTCTTGCCCCTCTCACTTGTTGGGGCTCTCTTCCTGGTCTTCCAAGGGGTGCCGCAGACTCTCGCGCCCTCGGCCCAAGCCGTAGGTCCCCAAGGTATCGCTCAGACGATTCCGCGCGGGCCCGTGGCCTCGCTTGATGCCATCAAGCACCTGGGTACCAACGGGGGCGGCTACTACAACCAGAACTCGGCCCACCCGCTTGAGAACCCGACGCCTGCGAGCAATGTCCTGCAGCTCCTGTTCATGATGGCGCTGCCCATGGCCCTGGTTGTCGCCTTCGGCCAGATGCTCGGCAACCATAAGCAGGCCAGGGTCGTCTTCGGCGCCATGGGCGCCATGTTCCTCGTCTTCCTGTCCGTGGTCTCGTGGGCCGAGACGGCGGGCAACCCTATGCTCACGAGGCTGGGCCTCGATCAGGCTCCTAGCCTGCTGCAGGCGGGCGGCAACATGGAAGGCAAGGAGGTTCGCTTCGGTCAAGCCTTGAGCGCCCTGTTCGTTGCGGTTACCACCGCCTTCACGACCGGCTCGGTCAACACCATGCACGACAGCCTGACCCCCATGGGCGGCTTCGTCCCGCTCGCCCAGATGATGCTCAACAACGTCTTCGGTGGCAAGGGCGTCGGCTTCATGAACTTCGTGCTCTACGGCATCCTCGCCGTCTTCCTCACGGGGCTGATGGTCGGCCGCACCCCCGAGTTCCTGGGCAAGAAAATCGAGCAGAAGGAGATCGTCCTGGCTGCGATCGCGCTGCTCGTCCACCCGTTCATCATCCTCGTGCCGGCGGCGATCGCGGTGATTGCGCCCTTCGGCCTCTCGTCGCTGGGTAACGCCGGCTACCACGGCCTGAGCGAGATTCTCTACGCCTACACCTCGGGGGCCGCCAACAACGGCTCGGCCTTCGCCGGCCTCAACGCCAACACCCCCTGGTACAACCTCTCGATCGCCCTGGTGATGCTCTTCGGGCGCTACGTCAGCATCATCGCCCTGCTTGCGATCGCAGGCTCCTTGGCGAGCAAGCCTCACGTGCCCGAAGGCCCGGGCACCCTCCGGACCGACACGCCGCTCTTCGGGGCGATCTGGCTTGCGATCATCCTCATCGTCGGCGCGCTCACCTTCTTCCCCGTCGTGGCGCTGGGGCCCGTGGCCGAGCAGCTCGCCATGCGCGCGGGCAGGACCTTCTAG
- the kdpB gene encoding potassium-transporting ATPase subunit KdpB codes for MTTPLTSERKTQAHTPRGERRHTPKAETSGLYQRAIRDAFKKLDPRVMMRNPVMFVVELGTVLTFLLTLKPDLFGPSKVSAAYNGAIALILFLTVLFANFAEAVAEGRGKAQADSLKKTKGDTVAHRRQPDGSYQDVSSTQLKKGDVVRVERGEMMPGDGEVIEGVATVDESAITGESAPVLKEPGTDIASSVIGGTKVVSDWLVIRISADPGESFLDKMIALVEGAARQKTPNEIALTVLLAVLTLIFLMVTVTLAPFGLYSKSPVDVATLIALLVCLIPTTIGGLLSAIGIAGMDRVAQFNVIAMSGKAVEAAGDIDTLILDKTGTITYGNRMAAEFLPVGNRPLEDLAEAAMASSWLDTTPEGRSIVALAVRLGVKERPEWDQGEGLDFSAETRMSGIDLPGLSIRKGATDAIKRYVAERDGKAPAELDLAVRKVAELGGTPLSVVVGHEVYGVVYLKDTIKPGMRERFDRMRQMGIKTIMCTGDNPVTARVIAREAGVDDFLAEAKPEDKIRLIRDEQRKGKLVAMTGDGTNDAPALAQADVGLAMNSGTPAAKEAANMVDLDSDPTKLIDVVAIGKQLLITRGALTTFSIANDVAKYFAIIPAIFVLGVPELMALNVMRLHSPQSAVLSALIFNALIIPALIPLALKGVKFRALTADQMLFRNVMIYGLGGLVVPFIAIKLIDLAVALFV; via the coding sequence ATGACGACTCCGCTGACTTCCGAGCGCAAGACGCAAGCCCACACCCCGCGAGGCGAGCGGCGTCACACCCCCAAGGCCGAGACAAGCGGCCTCTACCAGCGCGCGATCCGCGACGCCTTCAAGAAGCTCGACCCTCGCGTCATGATGCGCAACCCGGTCATGTTCGTGGTGGAGCTCGGCACCGTCTTGACCTTCCTGCTCACGCTCAAGCCGGACCTGTTCGGTCCGAGCAAGGTGAGTGCCGCCTACAACGGCGCCATCGCTTTGATTCTCTTTCTCACGGTGCTCTTTGCGAACTTCGCAGAGGCGGTGGCCGAGGGTCGGGGCAAGGCCCAGGCCGATAGCCTCAAGAAGACCAAGGGCGACACCGTCGCCCACCGCCGCCAGCCCGACGGCAGCTACCAAGACGTCAGCTCCACCCAGCTCAAGAAGGGCGACGTGGTCCGGGTCGAGCGCGGTGAGATGATGCCCGGCGACGGCGAGGTCATCGAGGGGGTCGCCACCGTCGATGAATCGGCCATCACCGGCGAGTCGGCCCCCGTGCTCAAGGAGCCCGGCACCGACATCGCAAGCTCGGTCATCGGCGGCACCAAGGTCGTCTCGGACTGGCTCGTGATTCGCATCTCGGCGGACCCCGGCGAGAGCTTCCTCGACAAGATGATCGCCCTGGTCGAAGGGGCCGCCCGCCAGAAGACCCCCAACGAGATCGCCCTCACGGTGCTGCTCGCGGTCCTCACCCTCATCTTCTTGATGGTCACCGTCACCCTCGCCCCCTTCGGCCTCTACTCCAAGAGCCCGGTGGACGTGGCGACCCTGATCGCTCTCTTGGTCTGCCTCATTCCGACCACCATCGGCGGCCTGCTCTCGGCCATCGGCATCGCCGGCATGGACCGGGTGGCCCAGTTCAACGTGATCGCCATGTCGGGCAAGGCCGTCGAGGCAGCGGGCGACATCGACACCCTCATCCTCGACAAGACCGGCACCATCACCTACGGCAACCGAATGGCGGCCGAGTTCCTGCCGGTGGGGAACCGCCCCCTCGAAGACCTGGCCGAGGCGGCCATGGCGAGCTCGTGGCTCGATACGACCCCCGAGGGCCGCTCGATCGTAGCCCTTGCGGTACGGCTCGGCGTCAAGGAGCGTCCCGAGTGGGATCAGGGCGAGGGGCTCGATTTCTCGGCCGAGACCCGTATGAGCGGCATCGACCTGCCGGGATTATCCATTCGCAAAGGCGCAACCGATGCTATCAAGCGCTACGTAGCCGAGCGCGACGGCAAGGCGCCGGCCGAGCTCGACCTCGCGGTCCGTAAGGTCGCCGAACTCGGCGGCACGCCGCTTTCGGTCGTCGTGGGCCACGAGGTCTACGGGGTGGTCTACCTCAAGGACACCATCAAGCCGGGCATGCGAGAGCGCTTCGATCGGATGCGCCAGATGGGGATCAAGACCATCATGTGCACCGGCGACAACCCCGTCACCGCACGCGTCATCGCCCGGGAGGCGGGCGTGGACGACTTCCTCGCCGAGGCCAAGCCAGAGGATAAGATCCGGCTCATCCGCGACGAGCAGCGCAAGGGCAAGCTGGTCGCCATGACGGGGGATGGGACCAACGACGCACCGGCGCTCGCCCAGGCCGACGTGGGCCTCGCCATGAACTCGGGGACCCCTGCTGCCAAGGAGGCCGCCAACATGGTGGACCTGGACTCGGACCCTACCAAGCTGATCGACGTGGTGGCCATCGGCAAGCAACTGCTCATCACCCGCGGTGCCCTCACCACCTTCTCGATCGCAAACGACGTGGCCAAGTACTTCGCCATCATCCCGGCGATCTTCGTGCTGGGGGTCCCCGAGCTCATGGCCCTCAACGTCATGCGGCTGCACAGCCCCCAGAGCGCGGTGCTCTCGGCCCTCATCTTCAACGCCCTCATCATCCCGGCGCTGATCCCGCTGGCGCTCAAAGGCGTGAAATTTCGCGCGCTCACCGCCGACCAGATGCTCTTTCGCAACGTGATGATCTACGGGCTCGGCGGGCTCGTGGTCCCCTTCATCGCCATCAAGCTCATCGACCTCGCGGTCGCGCTCTTTGTCTAG
- the kdpC gene encoding potassium-transporting ATPase subunit KdpC, whose amino-acid sequence MVSRQFAPALRLTLVTFVLCGILYPLITTGLAQLLFPRQANGSLITVDGAVAGSELIGQRFEGPQWFKGRVSSIGYKAEASGASNLGPTSKTLYERLKADISSVRRENPDVAALPVPVDLLTQSGSGLDPHITPAAARFQAPRVAAARQLSLSEVEALIVKSTENRALGLFGEPRVNVLMLNLALAGKG is encoded by the coding sequence ATGGTGTCCCGGCAATTCGCTCCTGCCCTCAGGCTGACGCTCGTCACCTTCGTGCTTTGCGGCATCCTTTACCCCCTCATCACGACAGGCCTTGCTCAGTTGCTCTTCCCTCGGCAGGCCAACGGCAGCCTCATCACGGTTGACGGCGCGGTTGCCGGCTCGGAACTCATCGGCCAGCGCTTCGAGGGGCCTCAGTGGTTCAAGGGCCGCGTGTCGAGCATCGGCTACAAGGCCGAGGCCTCGGGCGCAAGCAACCTCGGCCCCACCAGCAAGACCCTCTACGAGCGCCTTAAGGCCGACATCTCAAGCGTCAGGCGCGAGAACCCGGACGTCGCAGCGCTGCCGGTACCGGTGGATCTTCTGACCCAGTCCGGGTCGGGGCTGGATCCGCACATCACACCGGCTGCTGCGCGCTTCCAGGCCCCTCGGGTTGCTGCCGCGCGGCAGTTGTCCCTTTCCGAAGTGGAGGCGCTGATCGTAAAATCGACCGAAAATCGCGCCCTCGGCCTGTTCGGTGAGCCTCGGGTGAACGTCCTGATGCTCAACCTGGCCCTCGCTGGAAAGGGATAG